One Skermanella pratensis genomic window, CAGACCCGGGATACCCCCGCAGCATCGCCGGGAACTGGCCGGGCGTCTGGACGGACGGGGTGGACGCCGCGCTCTGCCCCGACGGGCTCACCGTCCTGTTCTTCAGGGGCACCGAGCACGTGATCTATGATCTCCTGAGCGACGCCGTCGTCGCCGGGCCGCTGCCCAACGACCGGCTGATGATCGATCCCCTGCCCTCCGGCCTCATGCGGCCCGCCCGCGAACTGACGCCGGAACAGGCCAACGGCATCGTGGCGCACCTGGCGCAGCGTGGACAGCTGACGCTCAAGGAAGGCCAGAACCCGCTGAGGCTGGCCGATGACGGCCGGATCCTGTCCCCGACACCCCGGCAGCGGATCGCGCTGGCGCCGGCCGTGGTCGCGGGCGTGCGCTATGTCAACAAGCTGAACCGCGCCGCCGACGTCATCGACAATGTGGATCAGCGGATGGCCGTCGCGCTGTGGCGGCTCGCCCGCTGGGCCAACGCATCCGGCCCGGACGTCGATGTCATCACGCATCTGGGGATAGGCCATGGCGGACCGAACCTGGACGACTGCCACAATCTCGGACGCGCGATCGACTTCGCCGGCATCGAGGGGTCGCTTTCCGGCCGGCCCTTCGCCCTGGACGTGCTGCGCGACTGGGGCGGCCGGCCGGAAAGCGACCCGGGCAGCTACCGCCTGAGCGAGGACGACGAACCCGCCTGGGAGCTTTTCAAGCGGGTCTATGCCTTCGGCACTTTCGAGTGCGAGTGCCGCGGCGCGGGCAAGGACCCCTGGCCGCCGACCGAGATCGGCGAAGGGGGCTATGTGATCTGCCCCGATTACCACGGCGCCGGCACACCCGACGAACTGCGCCTGCGCCGGCAGCACTCCGACCACATCCACATGCAGATCGGCCCTACCCGCGGCGCCTGGTGAGGCGCTTTGGTCAACCCGCAGAAGGAAGCTTTGCAATGGCCTATACCCTGAACGAGCTTGGCCGCACGCTGCGCGCCCAGCTTGCCGAGATCGTCACCGGCGGCGATGCCACGGCGGCGGCCGCCGCGGACAGCTTCATCACCTGGTGCACCCCCGGCATGCCCATGGAGGAGTCGGACTTCGACTTCGCGGCGAAGGGGCTGGGCACCGGAGCCACCGCCGAGGAGGAGAAGCGGCTGCTGCAACAGGCCTATGTCTTCTCGACCCTGGTCGATTTCATACCCGACGTGTCGGGGCTGCTGTCGATCGACAAGCAGGTGGCGGTGTTCCGCACGTCGCAGGCCCGCCTGTCCCACATGTACGGCGAAATCCTGCGGCTGTCGAAGGTGGTCGACCAGGAGCTGTCGCCCGAGAACCTGGCCAAGCTGGAGCGGTGGCGCGGCAAGCTGAAGACGACACGCAAGATCAAGGACTTCATCACCGACGAGGAAAAGGAGGTCACCGAGGATTCTCCGGCGGTGGCCGCCTACAACAAGTATTTCGCGGACTTCCTCGCCGCCCGCCTCGAATACAACAACAAGCGCATCCAGGCGGCGGTCGCCACCGGCGCCGAAGGCAAGGCGGCCGTGATGGATTGGTCGTCGAACCAGCCGCTCTACCGCATGAAGGTCAGCCAGGCCGAAGGCAACTGGGCGGCCATGGGCTACCGGAACGAGGTGGAGCAGCTCTGGGCGGCGATCGGCCAGATGACGGCCCGCAGCATGAAGCTGTGGAAGCAGCGCCTGCTGGAATCCTTGGACGATTCGAAGGTCGCGGCCGTCGGCCCGGGCCAGACCTTCCTGTACGCGATGCCGATACCCGGCAACTTCGCGAACGCCAAGGGCTGGACGGAGTACAAGGTCTATTCGAACAGGCTCACTTCGGAGATGGAGCAGAAATCCAGGTCGTGGAGCGCCGGAGGGTCGGCCGGCTGGGGCCTCTGGCATGCCAGCGCCGGAGTGCAGAGCCAGAGCTCGCAGTATTCCAGCGAATTCTCGGTCTCCAACTTCGAACTGGGCTTCGAGCTGGCGCAGATCCCGATCACCCGGGCTTGGTTCTACCCCGAATTCTTCATGAACCGGGGCTGGACGCTGGACCGGGGCCGCGGGTGGAATTACGACCAGTTCCCATCCGACGGCGCGAACCCGCCCAAGGGCAACTTCGTCGGCTATCCGACCTCGATCATCTTCGCGCGCAAGATCAACATCAAGTCGTCCGAGTTCGCCTCGGCCTACCGCGCGCATACCAGCAGCCTGTCCACCAGCGCCAGCGCCGGCTGGGGACCTTTCACGATGCGCGGCAACTATTCCTCCTCGGAGAGCGGCCGCAGCTACGAGAGCAACGCTTCGGGTGAGTCGATCACGGTACCGGGAATGCAGATCATCGGTTTCGTGAACCGGCTGGTGCCGAAGAGCCCGAATCCGTTCCCCGACATTCCGGCCGAAGCTTTCGAGTAATACCGGCGGTATCCGGCAGAAGCATTCGTCATCCGAGGACACGATCATGGACGCAGCGGTACAGCTTGCCCTGATGGAGAAACTGAAGGCCGTTCTGGCCGAGCCGGGGACCTTCATCTCCTTCCCCACCGTGCCGCTCTCGTTCACGAGCGACGGGCTGGCGTCGATCATCGACGGGGCGCAGACACCGGGGGAGCTTCAGATCCAGACGTCGTGGCTCGGTGCCGTCAACCAGGTACCGAGCGGCGAGATGCTGATGAGCCTGAGCGACCGCTACCTGTGGAAAGCGTTCGCCGATGTCGTCCACAGCCCCGTGAAGCTGGCGCAGGGCAACTTCTCGGCAGAGGACCAAGCGGCGCTGACCGCGGCGGAGGCGACGCTCTATCGCGCCGACCCTGCCACCGGCCAGCGCATGCCGTCCGACAAGCTGAAGGCTTACGACCAGCATCGGGACGTCTGGTTCGGCTGGAACCAGACGCTCCGCAAGCGGGAGATCGAGGTCGCGGATTCGGCCGATCCGGAAGAGCGGAACTACTGGGACGAGGTCGAGCGGCCGACCTATCTCGGCAAGATCCGCGAGGCGGAGGATCTGTGGCGCGTCGCCGGTTTCCGCCAGGAGATCGATGCCGCCTACGGCATGGTCAAGGCGTTCGCGGCGCGCGGTCCCAGCCAGTCCTGGACCCAGTGGGGAAGCAGGCTGTCGCTCGACATCGATACCCAGAGCGACATCAACAGCGTGAAGTCGGTCCCCACCGGCTTCAGCCCGGTCGACTTCATGAATGCGGGCACCTGGCCGTCGTTCACGCTCGGCAACGGGGAGGTCGGGGCGCTGCTGGCGCGGGCACCCGCGGACCTGCTGCAACGCTTCGCCGTGACGGGAGTGTCGCCGGACATCGTCAGCGTATCCTTCGAGTACACGTCGGTGACGATCCTGCGGGACTGGTTCGCGCCAGAGGTATTCCAGGCCCGCTTCTGGCGCTTCACCGATGAAGGACGGCTGCTGTCCGACGGCGCCACGCCGCCCCGGGGCGAGCTGCCGGGCTATATCGCCGCCGTGGTGTTCCTGCGGAACCTGGTCGTCGAACGCCGCGCCGGCAGCCAGCCGGAGCCGCCCCGGCCCGGCCTCGTCATCAGCCCGTTCATCGGGCTCCGCCAGGACCGGATCGCCGTCGCGCCGGCCCCCGGCGGGGTCCGGCCGCCGCCCCGGACGGTGACGGTGCGGGATCATCGCGTGGGAACACCGATCCGGGCCGGCGGTGGAGTGCCGACGGTCCGGGCCGCCGCGATGCAGCCTGCCGTCGCCATGCGCCTCGCCGGCATCGCGGGCGCGGCGGAGGTCCGTCCCAGGGCCACGGCGGTCAGCGCGGAGCCGCGCGTCGCGGCGCTGAAGGCCCAGACCTTCAGCCGGCTCGACACGAAATACGCCGACATCGCCTCCGTCGAGCGGGAACTGGCGGTCCGGCGTCCAGGAATCCGGCCGCTGCCCTTTCCCCGGCCCGGGCAGCCGCCGCCGGCACAGGTCACCCGCCAGACCGCCTTCACGGACGGCGACATGGGGGTGCTGGCCTTCGTCTGCCGGTCCCTGCCCCGCTGCCCCGATC contains:
- a CDS encoding hemopexin repeat-containing protein; the encoded protein is MPSQLTGSVALPSDECLLFSDNVYHVLDAVTGMVGDGPLPVTDRCSGLWSMGKVVPVYWGCGKVFFFNGPEFVRFDLNTQQVDYPEPRIVAHGWPGLWPSGIDAAFNAGNGKIYFFKGGAYIRYDMALDRADPGYPRSIAGNWPGVWTDGVDAALCPDGLTVLFFRGTEHVIYDLLSDAVVAGPLPNDRLMIDPLPSGLMRPARELTPEQANGIVAHLAQRGQLTLKEGQNPLRLADDGRILSPTPRQRIALAPAVVAGVRYVNKLNRAADVIDNVDQRMAVALWRLARWANASGPDVDVITHLGIGHGGPNLDDCHNLGRAIDFAGIEGSLSGRPFALDVLRDWGGRPESDPGSYRLSEDDEPAWELFKRVYAFGTFECECRGAGKDPWPPTEIGEGGYVICPDYHGAGTPDELRLRRQHSDHIHMQIGPTRGAW